A stretch of DNA from Armatimonadota bacterium:
CCCACCAGGGTCTCGTCGTCCCGCCCCGCCAGGGACAGGGTCACCACCGCCACCTGGCGTCCGCCCACCGGGGCAAGGGCCACCCCTTCCAGCAGGAACAGGCCGTCGGTGCGCAGGTACAGTTCCAGGGCGCGCAGGGCGGCCTGGGCCACCAGCTCCAGGCGGGCGGCGCGGGCGGACGGGCCGGTGGCGATGCCTTCGTACAGCAGGCCCTGGTCTTCCAGGTGCACCTTGACTTCGGCGGTCTGGCGCAGGTTGGAGACGGTGAGCCCCACGAACTTCAGGCGCGCCTGGGCGGGTGGGGCGGCCTCGGCGCGCTGCTGGGCGGCCACCCGCACCTGGCGCGGCTCCAGCTGCACCCCCAGTTCCGCCGCCAGGGCGGAGACCACGTCCGCGGCGATGACCCGGGCGCTGCGGTCGGGGCCGCCCAGCACGTGCACCGTCTGGATGGCGCCGGCCTCGTCGGTCTCCACCCGCACCGCCTGCACGCCCCGCAGCCGCCGGATGACGTCCTCGGCGGCGCGGCCCAGGTCCTGTCTCTCCTCCGACTCGGCCACGTCTGCCCTCCTGTCCGGGACGCTATCCTTCGGGCTCGATCACCCCGTACCCGCCCTCCCGGCGGCGGTAGACCACGTTCACCTCCCCGGTGGAGGCGTTGCGGAACACGAAGAAGTCGTGGCCCAGCAGTTCCATCTGCAGCGCCGCGTCCTCGGGGGTCATGGGCTTCATGGCAAACCGCTTCACCCGGACGATCTGGGGGGCCGCCGGGACCCGGCGCAGCCCGGTCTCGGCGGCCGCCCGCTGCCGCCCCCGCCGCCGGGACTCGTCCAGGCGGCGCTTGAGGATCAGGCGGCTGCGGTACCGCTCGATCTGCCGGCGCAGCTTGTCCACCACCTGGTCCAGGGACGCGTACATGTCCGCGGACGCCTCTTCCCCCCGCAGCAGGAGGCCGTCGCCCCGGATGGTCACCTCCGCCACCTGGGCGCGCCCCAGACCTCTCCGGCGCTCCACGCTGAGGACCACCTGCGCCTCCGCGACGTGGTCCAGGTAGCGGGCGATCCGGCCCACCTTCTGCTCGGCGTAGTCGCGCAGCGCCGGGGTCACCTGCAGGTGCTTGCCCGTGACGATGATGTGCATGGGGCGCTCGCTGTCTCGCTTCACGGCGGCCTCTCCTCCGTCCTGCCCGCAGTACACGAACGCCCCGGCGGGGACCGTCCGTCCCGGGCCGGGGCGCGGGGGCGGGGTTACTCCTTCACCTTGACCACGTTGGCGGCCTGGGGTCCTTTGGCCCCTTCGACGATGTCGAACTCGACCAGCTGGCCTTCCTCCAGGGTCTTGAAACCCTCCATCTGGATGGCGGAGTAGTGGACAAACACGTCCCGCCCGTCCTCCCGGGCAATGAACCCGTACCCCTTTTCGGGGTTGAACCACTTCACCCGTCCACGGTACGGCATTGTCCTGCCTCCTGCTCCCTGAGAATCGTCCTGCCCTGCCCCGTCGTCTGTCTGTCGCTCTCGCCTCCCGCTGTCATGTGTGACTGCACTCCCGGTGATCCTGTTCTCCCCGGCGCGATCACCTCCCTGCAGGGATCCCGGGATCCGCGATCGGGGGATCCGGATCCCTGATCCCCGATCCCGTTCAAGGTGCCCACCCCCGCGGCACGAACAAAGTCTCCGCCAGGCGGATGGCGTAGCGGTCGGTCATCCCGGCCAGGAAATCCCCCACCACCCGCCCGACCGGCTCGCCGGCGGAGATCAGGTCCTGGTACTCCGCCGGCAGCTCGCGGGGGTGGTCCCGGTAGTACCCGTACAGCGCGGTGACCAGCCGGCGGGCCTTGACCACCTCGGCCATGGTGGCCGGGCCGCGGTACACCC
This window harbors:
- the raiA gene encoding ribosome-associated translation inhibitor RaiA, with the protein product MKRDSERPMHIIVTGKHLQVTPALRDYAEQKVGRIARYLDHVAEAQVVLSVERRRGLGRAQVAEVTIRGDGLLLRGEEASADMYASLDQVVDKLRRQIERYRSRLILKRRLDESRRRGRQRAAAETGLRRVPAAPQIVRVKRFAMKPMTPEDAALQMELLGHDFFVFRNASTGEVNVVYRRREGGYGVIEPEG
- a CDS encoding cold shock domain-containing protein; amino-acid sequence: MPYRGRVKWFNPEKGYGFIAREDGRDVFVHYSAIQMEGFKTLEEGQLVEFDIVEGAKGPQAANVVKVKE